Proteins from one Triticum aestivum cultivar Chinese Spring chromosome 7A, IWGSC CS RefSeq v2.1, whole genome shotgun sequence genomic window:
- the LOC123147214 gene encoding uncharacterized protein isoform X2: MARVSGIYSGAGGQVALLSSDVEGGIVDSLPAARDEVAMELPPPPLASASCRYGTVKIEDLVWSRKNCNTLDSKDTWMIIWVCGKYTAMMMMFRFIMMMMDAFSLRQLVHKECASFYRDSWYTWRLGSLLVVAKKMAPTLYLVGQG, from the exons atggctagggtttcgggcatcTACTCCGGCGCCGGTGGCCAAGTTGCCCTCCTCTCGTCCG ACGTGGAGGGAGGTATTGTGGACAGCCTTCCTGCTGCTCGGGACGAAGTAGCCATggagcttcctcctcctcctctggcttcAG CATCATGTCGATATGGCACTGTGAAAATTGAAGATTTGGTATGGAGTCGCAAAAACTGCAATACTCTCG atTCAAAAGATACATGGATGATTATATGGGTGTGTGGCAAGTATACTGCAATGATGATGATGTTTCGGTTCATCATGATGATGATGGATGCTTTCAGTTTA AGACAACTTGTTCACAAGGAGTGTGCTTCCTTCTACAGAGACAGCTGGTACACATGGAG gTTGGGTTCGTTACTCGTGGTGGCAAAAAAGATGGCACCTACCTTGTATCTTGTTGGCCAAGGGTAG
- the LOC123147214 gene encoding uncharacterized protein isoform X1, with protein sequence MNWSLFLFLTERTWALERHSIPWSYPQIKPISPWVLFAATTGMFPADHPKTLTSCKIALQIAASCRYGTVKIEDLVWSRKNCNTLDSKDTWMIIWVCGKYTAMMMMFRFIMMMMDAFSLRQLVHKECASFYRDSWYTWRLGSLLVVAKKMAPTLYLVGQG encoded by the exons ATGAACtggtctctttttcttttcttgacGGAGCGCACCTGGGCTCTTGAACGGCATTCAATACCCTGGTCATATCCTCAAATTAAGCCAATCTCACCATGGGTCTTATTCGCTGCCACCACCGGCATGTTTCCAGCCGACCACCCAAAGACACTAACTTCATGCAAAATCGCATTGCAGATCGCAG CATCATGTCGATATGGCACTGTGAAAATTGAAGATTTGGTATGGAGTCGCAAAAACTGCAATACTCTCG atTCAAAAGATACATGGATGATTATATGGGTGTGTGGCAAGTATACTGCAATGATGATGATGTTTCGGTTCATCATGATGATGATGGATGCTTTCAGTTTA AGACAACTTGTTCACAAGGAGTGTGCTTCCTTCTACAGAGACAGCTGGTACACATGGAG gTTGGGTTCGTTACTCGTGGTGGCAAAAAAGATGGCACCTACCTTGTATCTTGTTGGCCAAGGGTAG
- the LOC123147214 gene encoding uncharacterized protein isoform X3 codes for MNWSLFLFLTERTWALERHSIPWSYPQIKPISPWVLFAATTGMFPADHPKTLTSCKIALQIAASCRYGTVKIEDLVWSRKNCNTLDSKDTWMIIWVCGKYTAMMMMFRFIMMMMDAFSLRQLVHKECASFYRDSWYTWRLHQW; via the exons ATGAACtggtctctttttcttttcttgacGGAGCGCACCTGGGCTCTTGAACGGCATTCAATACCCTGGTCATATCCTCAAATTAAGCCAATCTCACCATGGGTCTTATTCGCTGCCACCACCGGCATGTTTCCAGCCGACCACCCAAAGACACTAACTTCATGCAAAATCGCATTGCAGATCGCAG CATCATGTCGATATGGCACTGTGAAAATTGAAGATTTGGTATGGAGTCGCAAAAACTGCAATACTCTCG atTCAAAAGATACATGGATGATTATATGGGTGTGTGGCAAGTATACTGCAATGATGATGATGTTTCGGTTCATCATGATGATGATGGATGCTTTCAGTTTA AGACAACTTGTTCACAAGGAGTGTGCTTCCTTCTACAGAGACAGCTGGTACACATGGAG GTTGCATCAATGGTAA
- the LOC123154144 gene encoding blue copper protein: protein MGSGGRCLALAALLLVSCASTATAAKYTVGDTSGWTTGADYTTWASDKKIKVGDTLVFNYAGGAHNVAEVSAADYASCSAANALSSDGSGATTVALKTAGKHYFICGVTGHCSNGMKLVVNVAAAAAAASPPKASPTPDTPDTPSTTPTSPSTPAATPKTPATVLAPPAKQSESGATGLRATAVAGLGAIAGLVAAGLF, encoded by the exons ATGGGTTCTGGTGGCAGGTGCCTGGCCTTGGCCGCGCTGCTGCTCGTGAGCTGCGCGTCGACGGCGACCGCGGCGAAGTACACCGTCGGCGACACCTCCGGCTGGACCACCGGCGCGGACTACACCACCTGGGCCAGCGACAAGAAGATCAAAGTCGGCGACACCCTCG TGTTCAACTACGCCGGCGGGGCGCACAACGTGGCGGAGGTGAGCGCGGCGGACTACGCGTCCTGCTCCGCCGCCAACGCGCTCAGCAGCGACGGCAGCGGCGCCACCACCGTCGCGCTCAAGACCGCGGGGAAGCACTACTTCATctgcggcgtcaccggccactgcAGCAACGGCATGAAGCTCGTGGtcaacgtcgccgccgccgccgccgccgcctcgccgcccaagGCGTCCCCGACCCCGGACACCCCCGACACCCCCTCCACCACCCCGACGTCCCCGTCCACCCCAGCCGCCACGCCCAAGACCCCGGCGACCGTGCTCGCGCCGCCGGCCAAGCAGTCGGAATCCGGCGCCACCGGGCTCAGAGCCACGGCGGTGGCTGGCCTGGGCGCCATTGCCGGGCTTGTGGCCGCGGGGCTCTTCTAG
- the LOC123150790 gene encoding probable DNA helicase MCM9 isoform X1 has protein sequence MRPSSPSSSAVSTPTTSATSSSTPSPRSTSPSSSTSRSSWTSTPAWPKYSTTTPRASSPTSTAPPSAPRRVDHPAARPTPSFSSLLSPHFSSTFLSSQSEVLCILKKCEALGNPDEPRPSAVQKGFVHVRVNVCGSPLEFPESSPSIGKVRVKHRGILLTLKGTVIRSGGVKMIEGKRWYQCRKCNCRFRCYPELEAGNRITLPASCPSMSSKGCQSASFQLIGDSITCHDYQEIKIQESVQLLDVGSIPRSMPVILMDDLVDLVKAGDDVIVTGILSAKWSSDVKDVRCNLDPMFIANYVRRTNELKSGIDIPEEIIKDFELFWAENRATPLEGRNKILKGICPQIFGLFTVKLAVALTLIGGVQHVDASGTKVRGEPHMLLVGDPGTGKSQFLKFAAKLSNRSVITTGLGSTSAGLTVTAVKDGGEWMLEAGALVLADGGLCCIDEFDSMREHDRTTIHEAMEQQTISVAKAGLVTTLSTRTTVFGATNPKGQYDSNESLSVNTTLSGPLLSRFDIVLVLLDKKNPKLDGIISSHILAQSTKAEENKASDAAVKSTQPLGIKEWTLPCLRRYIHYVKQRFKPVLTKEAESVISGYYQLQRRDGTHNAARTTVRMLESLIRLAQAHARLMFRNEVTRLDAIAAILCIESSMTISAIIDGDGNALNSNFQENPDQEYIKEEQKIRDKLGDYLY, from the exons ATGCGCCCAAGCTCGCCGAGTTCCTCTGCAGTTTCCACTCCGACGACCTCCGCCACATCCTCCTCCACCCCGAGTCCACGCTCCACTTCCCCCTCGTCATCGA CTTCGCGGAGCTCCTGGACTTCGACCCCGGCTTGGCCAAAATACTCTACAACGACCCCAAGGGCTTCCTCCCCTACTTCGACAGCGCCGCCCAGCGCGCCCAGGCGAGTAGATCATCCTGCTGCGCGACCGACACCTTCCTTCTCTTCGCTTCTATCCCCGCATTTCTCGAGCACTTTTTTGTCTTCGCAGAGTGAGGTGTTGTGCATCCTCAAAAAGTGCGAGGCGCTGGGTAATCCGGACGAGCCGAGGCCGTCTGCCGTGCAGAAGGGGTTCGTGCACGTGCGCGTCAACGTCTGCGGGTCGCCACTGGAATTCCCTG AGTCGTCGCCGAGCATTGGGAAGGTGAGGGTGAAGCATAGGGGGATTCTGCTGACCTTGAAGGGGACTGTGATCAGGTCAGGAGGTGTGAAGATGATCGAGGGCAAGCGGTGGTACCAATGCAGGAAATGCAACTGCAG GTTCCGCTGCTATCCTGAGCTAGAGGCTGGGAATCGTATAACTCTACCCGCATCTTGCCCATCCATG AGTTCAAAAGGTTGTCAAAGTGCTTCTTTCCAATTGATAGGAGATAGCATAACCTGTCATGATTATCAAGAAATAAAAATCCAAGAAAGCGTGCAACTTCTGGATGTTGGGTCTATACCCCGTTCCATGCCTGTGATTTTGATGGATGACCTTGTTGATCTTGTTAAAGCTGGAG ATGATGTCATTGTTACGGGTATATTATCTGCAAAGTGGTCTTCTGATGTTAAGGATGTGCGTTGCAACCTTGATCCTATGTTTATTGCCAATTATGTGAG GAGAACTAATGAGCTGAAGTCTGGTATAGACATCCCTGAGGAAATTATCAAGGATTTCGAGCTTTTCTGGGCAGAAAACAGAGCTACTCCACTAGAAG GAAGAAATAAAATCTTGAAAGGCATTTGTCCTCAGATTTTTGGGTTATTCACGGTAAAGCTTGCAG TTGCTCTTACGTTGATTGGTGGAGTGCAGCATGTTGATGCTTCTGGAACAAAGGTTCGTGGCGAACCACATATGCTTCTTGTTGGTGATCCAG GTACTGGTAAATCCCAGTTTTTGAAGTTTGCTGCTAAATTGAGCAACCGTTCTGTGATTACAACTGGTCTTGGAAGTACCAGTGCTGGTTTGACTGTGACTGCTGTCAAGGATGGAG GTGAGTGGATGCTTGAGGCTGGTGCCCTTGTTCTGGCTGATGGTGGTTTGTGCTGCATAGATGAATTTGATAG TATGCGAGAGCATGACAGGACAACAATACATGAAGCCATGGAACAACAAACAATAAGCGTTGCAAAG GCTGGACTGGTGACAACACTCAGTACAAGGACTACTGTCTTTGGTGCCACTAATCCAAAAGGACAATATGATTCAAATGAAT CCTTATCCGTGAATACAACACTTTCAGGACCATTGTTGAGTAGATTTGATATAGTTCTTGTTCTCTTGGATAAAAAGAACCCTAAGTTGGATGGTATAATTTCATCTCATATATTAGCTCAG AGCACCAAAGCAGAAGAAAACAAGGCCAGTGACGCTGCCGTAAAAAGCACCCAACCTTTGGGTATAAAAGAGTGGACACTCCCCTGTTTGAGAAG GTATATCCACTATGTAAAACAGCGGTTCAAACCGGTGCTGACAAAGGAAGCAGAAAGTGTTATCTCAGGCTATTATCAGCTTCAGCGGAGAGATGGAACACATAATGCAG CGAGGACAACTGTGCGTATGCTTGAGAGTTTGATAAGGCTGGCACAAG CACACGCAAGATTAATGTTCAGAAATGAGGTTACACGGCTTGATGCTATTGCTGCCATATTATGCATTGAGTCCTCCATGACAATATCTGCAATCATAGACGGTGATGGAAACGCTCTGAACTCCAATTTCCAAGAGAACCCTGATCAGGAAT ATATCAAAGAGGAGCAGAAAATTCGTGACAAGCTTGGGGATTACCTATACTAA
- the LOC123150790 gene encoding probable DNA helicase MCM9 isoform X2, with product MPPPAQHEEFDAADGEASKYAEHAPKLAEFLCSFHSDDLRHILLHPESTLHFPLVIDFAELLDFDPGLAKILYNDPKGFLPYFDSAAQRAQSEVLCILKKCEALGNPDEPRPSAVQKGFVHVRVNVCGSPLEFPESSPSIGKVRVKHRGILLTLKGTVIRSGGVKMIEGKRWYQCRKCNCRFRCYPELEAGNRITLPASCPSMSSKGCQSASFQLIGDSITCHDYQEIKIQESVQLLDVGSIPRSMPVILMDDLVDLVKAGDDVIVTGILSAKWSSDVKDVRCNLDPMFIANYVRRTNELKSGIDIPEEIIKDFELFWAENRATPLEGRNKILKGICPQIFGLFTVKLAVALTLIGGVQHVDASGTKVRGEPHMLLVGDPGTGKSQFLKFAAKLSNRSVITTGLGSTSAGLTVTAVKDGGEWMLEAGALVLADGGLCCIDEFDSMREHDRTTIHEAMEQQTISVAKAGLVTTLSTRTTVFGATNPKGQYDSNESLSVNTTLSGPLLSRFDIVLVLLDKKNPKLDGIISSHILAQSTKAEENKASDAAVKSTQPLGIKEWTLPCLRRYIHYVKQRFKPVLTKEAESVISGYYQLQRRDGTHNAARTTVRMLESLIRLAQAHARLMFRNEVTRLDAIAAILCIESSMTISAIIDGDGNALNSNFQENPDQEYIKEEQKIRDKLGDYLY from the exons ATGCCGCCGCCGGCGCAGCACGAGGAGTTCGACGCCGCCGACGGCGAGGCATCCAAGTACGCAGAGCATGCGCCCAAGCTCGCCGAGTTCCTCTGCAGTTTCCACTCCGACGACCTCCGCCACATCCTCCTCCACCCCGAGTCCACGCTCCACTTCCCCCTCGTCATCGA CTTCGCGGAGCTCCTGGACTTCGACCCCGGCTTGGCCAAAATACTCTACAACGACCCCAAGGGCTTCCTCCCCTACTTCGACAGCGCCGCCCAGCGCGCCCAG AGTGAGGTGTTGTGCATCCTCAAAAAGTGCGAGGCGCTGGGTAATCCGGACGAGCCGAGGCCGTCTGCCGTGCAGAAGGGGTTCGTGCACGTGCGCGTCAACGTCTGCGGGTCGCCACTGGAATTCCCTG AGTCGTCGCCGAGCATTGGGAAGGTGAGGGTGAAGCATAGGGGGATTCTGCTGACCTTGAAGGGGACTGTGATCAGGTCAGGAGGTGTGAAGATGATCGAGGGCAAGCGGTGGTACCAATGCAGGAAATGCAACTGCAG GTTCCGCTGCTATCCTGAGCTAGAGGCTGGGAATCGTATAACTCTACCCGCATCTTGCCCATCCATG AGTTCAAAAGGTTGTCAAAGTGCTTCTTTCCAATTGATAGGAGATAGCATAACCTGTCATGATTATCAAGAAATAAAAATCCAAGAAAGCGTGCAACTTCTGGATGTTGGGTCTATACCCCGTTCCATGCCTGTGATTTTGATGGATGACCTTGTTGATCTTGTTAAAGCTGGAG ATGATGTCATTGTTACGGGTATATTATCTGCAAAGTGGTCTTCTGATGTTAAGGATGTGCGTTGCAACCTTGATCCTATGTTTATTGCCAATTATGTGAG GAGAACTAATGAGCTGAAGTCTGGTATAGACATCCCTGAGGAAATTATCAAGGATTTCGAGCTTTTCTGGGCAGAAAACAGAGCTACTCCACTAGAAG GAAGAAATAAAATCTTGAAAGGCATTTGTCCTCAGATTTTTGGGTTATTCACGGTAAAGCTTGCAG TTGCTCTTACGTTGATTGGTGGAGTGCAGCATGTTGATGCTTCTGGAACAAAGGTTCGTGGCGAACCACATATGCTTCTTGTTGGTGATCCAG GTACTGGTAAATCCCAGTTTTTGAAGTTTGCTGCTAAATTGAGCAACCGTTCTGTGATTACAACTGGTCTTGGAAGTACCAGTGCTGGTTTGACTGTGACTGCTGTCAAGGATGGAG GTGAGTGGATGCTTGAGGCTGGTGCCCTTGTTCTGGCTGATGGTGGTTTGTGCTGCATAGATGAATTTGATAG TATGCGAGAGCATGACAGGACAACAATACATGAAGCCATGGAACAACAAACAATAAGCGTTGCAAAG GCTGGACTGGTGACAACACTCAGTACAAGGACTACTGTCTTTGGTGCCACTAATCCAAAAGGACAATATGATTCAAATGAAT CCTTATCCGTGAATACAACACTTTCAGGACCATTGTTGAGTAGATTTGATATAGTTCTTGTTCTCTTGGATAAAAAGAACCCTAAGTTGGATGGTATAATTTCATCTCATATATTAGCTCAG AGCACCAAAGCAGAAGAAAACAAGGCCAGTGACGCTGCCGTAAAAAGCACCCAACCTTTGGGTATAAAAGAGTGGACACTCCCCTGTTTGAGAAG GTATATCCACTATGTAAAACAGCGGTTCAAACCGGTGCTGACAAAGGAAGCAGAAAGTGTTATCTCAGGCTATTATCAGCTTCAGCGGAGAGATGGAACACATAATGCAG CGAGGACAACTGTGCGTATGCTTGAGAGTTTGATAAGGCTGGCACAAG CACACGCAAGATTAATGTTCAGAAATGAGGTTACACGGCTTGATGCTATTGCTGCCATATTATGCATTGAGTCCTCCATGACAATATCTGCAATCATAGACGGTGATGGAAACGCTCTGAACTCCAATTTCCAAGAGAACCCTGATCAGGAAT ATATCAAAGAGGAGCAGAAAATTCGTGACAAGCTTGGGGATTACCTATACTAA